A single region of the Kocuria rosea genome encodes:
- a CDS encoding zinc-dependent alcohol dehydrogenase family protein, whose translation MKQLTVSAPGGLDRLELGEAPDPGAPGPGEVRVRVHASSLNYHDYLVVSGGTRTEDGRIPLADGAGVVEAVGEGVDDLAEGDAVVSCFFPLWQDGPPVDGNFRRVPGDGLDGYAREAVVRPATWFTRAPAGWSHAEAATITTAGVTAWRALVVDGGLRAGDVVLALGTGGVSVYATQLAKAVGATVVVTSSSDEKLERVRRLGADHVINYRETPEWGRAVQELTDGRGADHVIEVGGPGTLAQSIRAVRVGGHISLIGVLTGAAGDVPTALLMARQARLQGLLVGSRRDQADFVRALEATGLRPVIDRRRPLAEAADAFREMESARHFGKIVLEH comes from the coding sequence GTGAAGCAACTGACCGTCTCCGCCCCCGGCGGCCTGGACCGGCTCGAGCTCGGGGAGGCCCCCGACCCGGGCGCGCCGGGCCCCGGCGAGGTCCGCGTCCGCGTGCACGCCAGCTCCCTGAACTACCACGACTACCTCGTGGTCTCCGGCGGGACGCGGACCGAGGACGGGAGGATCCCGCTGGCGGACGGCGCGGGCGTCGTCGAGGCCGTGGGGGAGGGCGTCGACGACCTCGCGGAGGGCGACGCTGTGGTCTCCTGCTTCTTCCCGCTCTGGCAGGACGGACCCCCCGTGGACGGGAACTTCCGGCGCGTCCCGGGAGACGGGCTCGACGGCTACGCCCGGGAGGCGGTGGTGCGTCCCGCCACGTGGTTCACGCGCGCCCCGGCCGGGTGGTCCCACGCCGAGGCCGCGACCATCACCACGGCCGGCGTCACCGCCTGGCGGGCGCTTGTGGTGGACGGCGGGCTCCGTGCGGGGGACGTGGTCCTGGCCCTGGGCACCGGCGGCGTCTCGGTCTACGCCACGCAGCTCGCCAAGGCCGTGGGCGCCACCGTGGTGGTCACGTCCTCCTCCGACGAGAAGCTCGAGCGCGTCCGGCGGCTCGGCGCGGACCACGTCATCAACTACCGCGAGACCCCCGAGTGGGGCCGCGCCGTCCAGGAGCTCACGGACGGGCGCGGCGCCGACCACGTGATCGAGGTCGGCGGCCCGGGCACCCTGGCGCAGTCGATCCGCGCCGTGCGGGTCGGCGGCCACATCTCCCTGATCGGCGTGCTCACCGGGGCGGCGGGCGACGTCCCCACGGCGCTGCTCATGGCGCGCCAGGCGCGCCTCCAAGGACTGCTGGTGGGCAGCCGCCGGGACCAGGCCGACTTCGTGCGCGCGCTCGAGGCGACCGGGCTGCGGCCGGTGATCGACCGCCGCCGCCCCCTCGCCGAGGCCGCCGACGCGTTCCGGGAGATGGAGTCGGCCCGGCACTTCGGCAAGATCGTGCTCGAGCACTGA
- a CDS encoding MBL fold metallo-hydrolase: MFTPEVADGVHRITHAHVNCYLVEDEDGVTLVDAGLPSMWPMLLAGLEERGRRPDEVRALVLTHAHFDHVGFARRAQEEWRLPVHGHPADARLAAHPYRYRPERNRFLYPFTHPRSLPLLGRMAAAGALAVRGVRELRPLEAGAVLPVPGRPVVVHTPGHTDGHCVLDLPGRGTVLSGDALVTLDPYTGRRGPQIVAGAATHDSAVALASLDAVAATGARTVLPGHGERWTQGAEAAARHARAVGAH, encoded by the coding sequence ATGTTCACCCCCGAAGTGGCCGACGGCGTCCACCGCATCACCCACGCCCACGTCAACTGCTACCTGGTCGAGGACGAGGACGGCGTCACGCTCGTGGACGCCGGCCTGCCGAGCATGTGGCCCATGCTGCTGGCGGGACTCGAGGAGCGCGGGCGGCGCCCCGACGAGGTCAGGGCGCTGGTGCTCACGCACGCGCACTTCGACCACGTGGGCTTCGCCCGGCGGGCGCAGGAGGAGTGGCGGCTGCCCGTGCACGGGCACCCGGCGGACGCGCGGCTGGCCGCCCACCCGTACCGGTACCGGCCCGAGCGCAACCGGTTCCTCTACCCCTTCACCCACCCGCGGTCCCTGCCGCTGCTCGGCCGCATGGCGGCGGCCGGGGCCCTCGCGGTCCGGGGCGTGCGGGAGCTGCGCCCGCTCGAGGCCGGGGCCGTCCTGCCGGTCCCGGGCCGGCCGGTGGTGGTCCACACCCCCGGCCACACGGACGGGCACTGCGTCCTGGACCTGCCCGGCCGGGGGACCGTGCTCAGCGGTGACGCGCTCGTGACGCTGGACCCCTACACCGGCCGGCGCGGCCCGCAGATCGTCGCCGGGGCCGCGACCCACGACTCCGCCGTGGCCCTCGCCTCCCTCGACGCGGTGGCCGCCACCGGGGCGCGCACCGTGCTGCCCGGTCACGGGGAGCGGTGGACGCAGGGCGCCGAGGCCGCGGCACGGCACGCCCGCGCGGTGGGCGCCCACTGA
- a CDS encoding type 1 glutamine amidotransferase domain-containing protein has protein sequence MARVLMIVSAADSLTMRDGTEHPTGFWAEELVVAHRALRRAGHTVDIATPGGRRPTVDRVSLSPDVTGGQERADEFRTYLEEIDAELAAPRVLAEADEHDYDAVVLPGGHGPMADLAHDPSLGRILASSDRTGRLIAPFCHGPAALLSAQDDGTFLFAGRRLTAFTNEEELGGGTGENTPWFLETVLREKGAVVETGPAWSSHVIRDANLITGQNPQSSQAVADVLVEALAE, from the coding sequence ATGGCCCGTGTTCTGATGATCGTCTCGGCGGCCGACTCCCTCACCATGCGGGACGGCACCGAGCACCCCACCGGCTTCTGGGCGGAGGAGCTCGTCGTCGCCCACCGGGCGCTGCGCCGGGCCGGGCACACCGTCGACATCGCCACCCCCGGCGGGCGCCGGCCCACCGTGGACCGGGTCAGCCTCTCCCCGGACGTCACCGGGGGCCAGGAGCGGGCCGACGAGTTCCGCACCTACCTGGAGGAGATCGACGCCGAGCTCGCCGCCCCCCGCGTCCTGGCCGAGGCCGACGAGCACGACTACGACGCCGTGGTCCTGCCCGGCGGCCACGGCCCCATGGCCGACCTCGCCCACGACCCCTCGCTCGGCCGGATCCTGGCCTCCTCGGACCGGACCGGCCGGCTCATCGCCCCCTTCTGCCACGGCCCCGCAGCCCTGCTCAGCGCCCAGGACGACGGGACGTTCCTCTTCGCGGGCCGCAGGCTGACCGCCTTCACCAACGAGGAGGAGCTCGGCGGCGGCACCGGGGAGAACACCCCCTGGTTCCTGGAGACCGTGCTCCGGGAGAAGGGGGCCGTCGTGGAGACCGGCCCCGCGTGGTCCAGCCACGTCATCCGTGACGCCAACCTGATCACCGGCCAGAACCCCCAGTCGAGCCAGGCCGTCGCCGACGTCCTAGTGGAGGCGCTCGCCGAGTGA
- a CDS encoding SDR family NAD(P)-dependent oxidoreductase — translation MDQHDEDQHREQHAHRRRGRRTVMITGASDGIGAAAVRELAGRGHDVVVVGRSGAKTAAVAGPLGLRHFTADFARLDDVRRLARVLQESVPRIDVLVNNAGGIFDRRELTPDGHEMTWQVNHLAPFLLTHLLLDRLVADGAAVLSTSSVAARIGRLSPEVLVDDRRWSPQGAYGDTKLANILFTRGLDRRHGPHGLAAAAFHPGGVATNFASGTTTPLRFLYRTRLGRRLMITPERGAETLVWLAEGAAGEDWRSGGYFEKRRPARAPSRAADDALADALWRRSAELVGLTPGHPAG, via the coding sequence ATGGACCAGCACGACGAGGACCAGCACCGCGAGCAGCACGCCCACCGGCGCAGGGGGCGGCGCACGGTGATGATCACCGGCGCGAGCGACGGCATCGGGGCCGCCGCCGTCCGCGAGCTGGCGGGACGGGGTCACGACGTCGTCGTCGTCGGGCGATCGGGCGCGAAGACCGCGGCGGTGGCCGGGCCCCTCGGGCTCCGGCACTTCACCGCGGACTTCGCGCGGCTCGACGACGTGCGCCGGCTCGCCCGGGTGCTGCAGGAGTCCGTGCCGCGGATCGACGTCCTGGTCAACAACGCCGGCGGGATCTTCGACCGCCGCGAGCTGACGCCCGACGGGCACGAGATGACGTGGCAGGTCAACCACCTGGCGCCCTTCCTGCTCACCCACCTGCTGCTCGATCGGCTCGTGGCGGACGGCGCGGCGGTGCTCAGCACGTCCAGCGTCGCGGCCCGGATCGGCCGGCTCTCGCCGGAGGTCCTCGTCGACGACCGGCGCTGGTCCCCGCAGGGGGCCTACGGGGACACGAAGCTCGCCAACATCCTCTTCACCCGCGGCCTCGACCGCCGGCACGGGCCGCACGGCCTCGCCGCCGCGGCGTTCCACCCCGGGGGCGTCGCGACGAACTTCGCCTCGGGCACCACCACCCCCCTGCGGTTCCTGTACCGCACGCGCCTGGGCCGCCGGCTCATGATCACCCCGGAACGGGGCGCGGAGACCCTGGTGTGGCTGGCGGAGGGCGCCGCCGGCGAGGACTGGCGCTCCGGGGGCTACTTCGAGAAGAGGCGGCCCGCCCGTGCCCCGTCCCGCGCGGCCGACGACGCGCTCGCGGACGCCCTGTGGCGGCGCAGCGCCGAGCTGGTGGGGCTCACCCCGGGGCACCCGGCCGGCTGA
- a CDS encoding TetR/AcrR family transcriptional regulator, giving the protein MRRTRRSLIAGARRLTAERGLAGFTVDELCAEVGISRRSFFNYFASKDDAVLGTPVRDPLEAFGEQFVAGGSAPDGAPLLSALQELVVRSFALLEGPHDRTLLLDVLRREPVLLQRLTETMERRLAELTELIARRQGCGERDPFPGVAAAVVSHLAGHTVHELLETQPAGADPDESPPLEEFAELLARNVRLAGALFSPGATAPPTTPDAAADTPSATPPDTSDPPPDTEGSP; this is encoded by the coding sequence ATGCGCCGGACCCGCCGCTCCCTCATCGCCGGTGCGCGCCGGTTGACCGCCGAGCGCGGGCTGGCGGGGTTCACCGTGGACGAGCTCTGCGCGGAGGTCGGGATCTCCCGGCGGAGCTTCTTCAACTACTTCGCCTCCAAGGACGACGCCGTGCTGGGCACCCCGGTCCGGGACCCGCTCGAGGCCTTCGGCGAGCAGTTCGTGGCCGGAGGCTCCGCCCCGGACGGAGCCCCGCTGCTGAGCGCCCTGCAGGAGCTGGTCGTGCGCTCTTTCGCCCTGCTGGAGGGCCCCCACGACCGGACCCTGCTGCTGGACGTCCTGCGCCGCGAGCCCGTGCTGCTCCAGCGGCTCACCGAGACCATGGAACGCCGGCTGGCCGAGCTGACGGAGCTCATCGCGCGCCGGCAGGGCTGCGGGGAGCGGGACCCGTTCCCCGGCGTGGCCGCCGCCGTCGTCTCCCACCTCGCCGGGCACACCGTCCACGAGCTCCTCGAGACCCAGCCGGCCGGCGCCGACCCGGACGAGTCCCCGCCCCTGGAGGAGTTCGCGGAGCTGCTGGCCCGCAACGTCCGCCTCGCCGGGGCCCTGTTCTCCCCCGGCGCCACCGCCCCGCCGACGACGCCGGACGCCGCCGCGGACACCCCCTCAGCCACTCCCCCCGACACCTCTGACCCGCCCCCGGACACCGAAGGAAGCCCATGA
- a CDS encoding MDR family MFS transporter, which produces MTTTPPAVAQDAPLLVLTQKRIWIIFSALIAGMMLASLDQTIVSTAMPTIVGELGGVEHQAWITTAYLLATTIVMPVYGKFGDVLGRRNLFLVAIALFTLASVGCALATGFWQFVTFRALQGLGGGGLMILSQAIIADIVPASERGKYMGPLGGIFGLSAVAGPLLGGYFVDHLTWQWAFYINIPIGIAAFAIAWFTLTLPHKRATRRIDVAGVLLLSVATTCLIFFTEFGGNAEHGWGAAATWAWAGGMVVATALFIWNETRAEDPIIPLGLFRNPVFVNATAIGLTLGLGMFAAIAFVPTFLQMSSGTSAAESGLLMVPMMVGMMGTSIWSGLRISRTGRYKGYPLAGTLVTASAMLAMTTLAAETPIWLICVYLLVLGAGLGLIMQVIVLVVQNAVDPSMVGTATSTNNYFREVGAALGVAIFGAIFTNNLSEQLTAVFTGAGASAAQAGEATATLDPQTLAQLPEPVREGIVTAYADSLAPVFWYLIPFMLLAFVLAVFLKQIPLSDTAGMVARGEAIGGAEAAAHEAAAKKAAAMEAAAQETAAHDDARRASSTGTPAP; this is translated from the coding sequence ATGACCACCACCCCGCCCGCGGTCGCGCAGGACGCCCCGCTGCTGGTGCTGACCCAGAAGCGGATCTGGATCATCTTCTCCGCCCTCATCGCCGGGATGATGCTCGCCAGCCTCGACCAGACGATCGTCTCCACCGCCATGCCGACCATCGTCGGGGAGCTGGGCGGCGTGGAGCACCAGGCCTGGATCACCACGGCCTATCTGCTGGCCACCACCATCGTGATGCCGGTCTACGGCAAGTTCGGCGACGTCCTGGGCCGGCGCAACCTCTTCCTGGTCGCCATCGCCCTCTTCACGCTCGCGTCGGTGGGCTGCGCCCTGGCCACCGGGTTCTGGCAGTTCGTGACCTTCCGCGCGCTGCAGGGGCTCGGCGGCGGAGGACTGATGATCCTCTCCCAGGCGATCATCGCGGACATCGTCCCGGCCTCCGAGCGCGGCAAGTACATGGGCCCGCTCGGCGGCATCTTCGGGCTCTCCGCCGTGGCGGGGCCGCTGCTCGGCGGCTACTTCGTGGACCACCTCACCTGGCAGTGGGCCTTCTACATCAACATCCCCATCGGCATCGCCGCCTTCGCCATCGCGTGGTTCACCCTGACCCTCCCGCACAAGCGCGCGACCCGCAGGATCGACGTGGCCGGCGTCCTGCTGCTGTCCGTGGCGACGACCTGTCTCATCTTCTTCACCGAGTTCGGCGGCAACGCCGAGCACGGCTGGGGCGCGGCCGCCACCTGGGCCTGGGCGGGCGGCATGGTCGTGGCCACGGCGCTGTTCATCTGGAACGAGACCCGGGCCGAGGACCCGATCATCCCCCTGGGCCTGTTCCGCAACCCGGTGTTCGTCAACGCCACCGCGATCGGCCTCACCCTGGGGCTGGGGATGTTCGCCGCCATCGCGTTCGTGCCCACGTTCCTGCAGATGTCCTCCGGCACCTCGGCGGCGGAGTCCGGGCTGCTCATGGTCCCCATGATGGTCGGGATGATGGGCACCTCGATCTGGTCCGGCCTCAGGATCTCCCGCACCGGCCGGTACAAGGGCTACCCGCTGGCGGGCACGCTCGTCACGGCCTCGGCCATGCTCGCCATGACCACGCTGGCGGCCGAGACGCCCATCTGGCTGATCTGCGTCTACCTCCTCGTGCTCGGCGCGGGCCTGGGCCTGATCATGCAGGTCATCGTCCTCGTGGTGCAGAACGCCGTGGACCCGTCCATGGTGGGCACCGCCACCAGCACCAACAACTACTTCCGCGAGGTCGGCGCGGCCCTCGGCGTGGCGATCTTCGGGGCGATCTTCACCAACAACCTCTCGGAGCAGCTCACGGCCGTCTTCACCGGCGCCGGCGCCTCCGCCGCCCAGGCCGGGGAGGCGACCGCCACCCTGGACCCGCAGACCCTGGCGCAGCTGCCCGAGCCCGTCCGCGAGGGCATCGTCACCGCGTACGCAGACTCCCTCGCCCCGGTGTTCTGGTACCTCATCCCCTTCATGCTGCTGGCCTTCGTCCTCGCGGTGTTCCTCAAGCAGATCCCCCTCTCCGACACCGCCGGCATGGTGGCCCGCGGCGAGGCCATCGGCGGCGCGGAGGCCGCCGCGCACGAGGCCGCAGCGAAGAAGGCCGCCGCGATGGAGGCCGCGGCGCAGGAGACCGCGGCGCACGACGACGCGCGCCGAGCGTCCTCCACCGGCACTCCCGCCCCCTGA